A genomic window from Streptomyces sp. WMMC940 includes:
- a CDS encoding NTP transferase domain-containing protein, with translation MTADAEADYDAIVLAGGAAERLGGADKPGVSVGGRTLLDRVLTASRGAGRTVVVGGRRPTARPVTWTRETPPGGGPLAALHAGLRRTGARTVVVLSADLPFLDDGTVRRLVDALHTGGREGALLVDADGRDQPLVAAYRAEPLHRELALIAAEHGGLSGLPLRLLTAELDLDRVAAGPMAAYDCDTWEDIVTARARIREHGNVLDEWITAVKDELGIDLEVDTGLLLDLARDAAHGVARPAAPLTTFLVGYAAARAGGDEARAVAEAARRASALAARWAAEADGTAVAESGADGPEDHRNGPERSDGAGSR, from the coding sequence GTGACTGCCGATGCGGAAGCGGACTACGACGCCATCGTGCTCGCCGGAGGCGCCGCCGAGCGGCTCGGCGGCGCGGACAAGCCGGGGGTGAGCGTCGGCGGCCGGACGCTGCTCGACCGGGTGCTGACGGCAAGCCGGGGTGCCGGGCGCACGGTCGTCGTCGGCGGGCGGCGGCCGACCGCGCGCCCGGTGACCTGGACGCGCGAAACCCCGCCGGGCGGCGGGCCGCTCGCCGCGCTCCACGCGGGTCTCCGCCGGACCGGCGCCCGCACCGTCGTGGTGCTCTCCGCTGATCTTCCCTTCCTCGACGACGGGACCGTACGGCGGCTGGTCGACGCCCTGCATACCGGAGGACGGGAGGGCGCGCTCCTCGTCGATGCCGACGGACGGGACCAGCCGCTCGTCGCGGCGTACCGGGCGGAACCACTCCATCGCGAACTGGCTCTGATCGCCGCCGAGCACGGCGGTCTCTCAGGGCTGCCGCTGAGGCTGCTGACGGCTGAACTCGACCTGGACCGGGTGGCCGCCGGACCGATGGCCGCGTACGACTGCGACACCTGGGAGGACATCGTCACGGCCCGGGCCAGGATCAGGGAGCATGGGAATGTGCTGGATGAATGGATCACCGCAGTCAAGGACGAACTCGGCATCGACCTCGAGGTGGACACGGGGCTGCTGCTCGACCTCGCCCGGGACGCCGCGCATGGCGTAGCCCGGCCCGCGGCTCCGCTGACCACCTTTCTCGTCGGCTATGCGGCGGCGAGAGCCGGCGGTGACGAAGCCCGGGCGGTCGCCGAGGCGGCCCGCAGGGCCTCGGCACTCGCCGCACGGTGGGCGGCCGAGGCGGACGGGACAGCGGTCGCCGAGTCAGGGGCGGACGGACCTGAGGACCACCGGAACGGTCCGGAACGTAGCGACGGGGCCGGTAGCCGATGA
- the pdhA gene encoding pyruvate dehydrogenase (acetyl-transferring) E1 component subunit alpha, giving the protein MTVQERPGAAYRPTPPPAWKPRTDPAPLLPDPEPYRVLGTDAAGGADPELLLRLYAELVRGRRYNAQATALTKQGRLAVYPSSTGQEACEVAAALALEERDWLFPSYRDTLAAVARGLDPVQALTLLRGDWHTGYDPYEHRIAPLSTPLATQLPHAVGLAHAARLKGDDVVALAMVGDGGTSEGDFHEALNFAAVWRAPVVFLVQNNGFAISVPLSKQTAAPSLAHKAVGYGMPGRLVDGNDAAAVHEVLGEAVARARRGGGPTLVEAITYRIDAHTNADDATRYRGDSEVEAWREHDPIRLLETELTGRGLLDEDGVRSAAEAAEAMAARLRERMNADPVLNPMDLFEHVYAEQTGQLREQAAQLRAELEAESGEGAHGAEGDAR; this is encoded by the coding sequence ATGACGGTCCAGGAGCGGCCGGGTGCGGCCTACCGGCCCACCCCGCCGCCCGCCTGGAAGCCGCGCACCGACCCTGCGCCGCTGCTTCCCGACCCGGAGCCGTACCGGGTCCTCGGCACCGACGCCGCGGGCGGTGCCGACCCCGAGCTGCTTCTGCGGCTGTACGCGGAGCTGGTCCGCGGCCGCAGGTACAACGCGCAGGCGACCGCCCTCACCAAGCAGGGCAGGCTCGCCGTGTATCCGTCGAGCACCGGTCAGGAGGCCTGCGAGGTCGCCGCCGCCCTCGCGCTGGAGGAGCGCGACTGGCTGTTCCCGAGCTACCGGGACACCCTCGCCGCCGTGGCCCGCGGGCTCGACCCGGTACAGGCACTGACGCTCCTGCGCGGTGACTGGCACACCGGTTACGACCCGTACGAGCACCGCATCGCCCCGCTGTCCACCCCGCTCGCCACCCAGCTTCCCCACGCCGTGGGTCTGGCCCACGCCGCGCGGCTCAAGGGCGACGACGTCGTGGCGCTCGCCATGGTCGGCGACGGCGGCACCAGCGAGGGCGACTTCCACGAGGCGCTCAACTTCGCCGCCGTCTGGCGGGCGCCGGTCGTCTTCCTCGTGCAGAACAACGGCTTCGCGATCTCCGTGCCGCTGTCCAAGCAGACCGCGGCCCCGTCCCTCGCGCACAAGGCCGTGGGATACGGAATGCCCGGCCGGCTCGTCGACGGCAACGACGCGGCGGCGGTGCACGAGGTGCTCGGCGAGGCCGTCGCACGGGCCCGCCGGGGCGGCGGCCCGACCCTCGTCGAGGCGATCACCTACCGCATCGACGCGCACACGAACGCCGACGACGCCACCCGGTACCGGGGCGACAGCGAGGTCGAGGCCTGGCGTGAGCACGACCCGATCCGGCTGCTGGAGACGGAGCTGACGGGCCGGGGGCTGCTCGACGAGGACGGAGTGCGGTCGGCCGCCGAGGCAGCCGAGGCGATGGCCGCCCGGCTGAGGGAGCGGATGAACGCGGATCCCGTGCTGAACCCGATGGACCTGTTCGAGCACGTCTACGCCGAGCAGACCGGTCAGCTGCGGGAGCAGGCCGCGCAGCTGCGCGCCGAGCTGGAAGCCGAGAGCGGAGAGGGCGCCCACGGCGCGGAAGGTGACGCACGATGA
- a CDS encoding molybdopterin molybdotransferase MoeA → MTAQDHDLGASGATGQGATGQGGTGQGGTGQGGTGQGGTGEPAPGPVPRGRSDDRAAAPMAEVDDGVEDALALVGRRSATSSRRREPSAPGRDAPHGQRRGTPWDEARAVASRAGRAGVLRTHRDPLAASLGRVLATPLTAFVDLPSFDTSAMDGWAVAGPGPWTVVSGDSGILAGHGEAGALSDGTAVRIATGARVPPGATAVIRTEHARTDDSGHLYAQRRVLHGQDIRPRGQECRSGDQLLPDGTLVTPAVLGLAAAAGYDELLTVLRPTVEVLVLGDELLTEGLPYDGLIRDALGPMIAPWLRALGADVTGTRRIGDDADALQRAVSESAADLVITTGGTAAGPVDHVHPVLRKAGAELLVDGVAVRPGHPMLLARLAPGRHLVGLPGNPLAAVSGLLTLAEPLLRRRSGQATPAPYRASLREEVHGHPQDTRLVPVVHRGDKVVPLHYRGPAMLRGIAAAHGLAVVPPGGGRPGDELEILDLPWPPSSEGCFT, encoded by the coding sequence ATGACCGCACAGGACCATGATCTCGGCGCTTCCGGCGCCACCGGGCAGGGCGCCACCGGGCAGGGCGGCACCGGGCAGGGCGGCACCGGGCAGGGCGGCACCGGGCAGGGCGGCACCGGTGAGCCGGCGCCCGGCCCCGTGCCCCGCGGCCGGTCCGATGACCGTGCCGCCGCCCCGATGGCGGAGGTCGACGACGGCGTGGAGGACGCCCTCGCGCTGGTGGGAAGACGGTCGGCGACCTCGTCACGGCGTCGGGAGCCGTCCGCACCGGGACGGGACGCCCCGCACGGACAGCGCCGCGGCACACCCTGGGACGAGGCACGCGCCGTCGCGTCCCGCGCCGGACGTGCCGGGGTGCTGCGCACCCACCGCGATCCCCTCGCCGCCTCCCTCGGCAGGGTGCTCGCCACCCCTCTCACCGCGTTCGTCGATCTGCCGTCGTTCGACACCTCCGCCATGGACGGCTGGGCGGTCGCGGGCCCGGGACCGTGGACGGTGGTGTCCGGCGACAGCGGCATACTCGCCGGGCACGGGGAGGCCGGGGCTCTCTCGGACGGCACGGCCGTACGGATCGCGACCGGCGCCCGCGTCCCGCCCGGCGCCACCGCGGTGATCCGTACCGAGCACGCCCGGACCGACGACAGCGGCCATCTGTACGCCCAGCGACGGGTGTTGCACGGTCAGGACATCAGGCCCCGGGGCCAGGAATGTCGCTCCGGCGACCAACTGCTGCCCGACGGGACGCTGGTCACCCCTGCCGTACTCGGTCTCGCAGCCGCCGCCGGCTACGACGAACTCCTCACGGTGCTCCGTCCGACGGTGGAGGTGCTCGTCCTGGGCGATGAGCTGCTCACCGAAGGGTTGCCGTACGACGGGCTGATCCGTGATGCGCTCGGGCCGATGATCGCTCCCTGGCTGCGTGCCCTCGGGGCCGACGTGACCGGTACCCGCAGGATCGGCGACGACGCGGACGCCCTGCAGCGGGCCGTCTCCGAATCAGCCGCCGATCTGGTCATCACCACGGGCGGGACGGCCGCGGGACCGGTGGACCACGTCCATCCCGTGCTGCGCAAGGCGGGTGCCGAGCTGCTGGTCGACGGCGTCGCCGTACGGCCCGGGCATCCGATGCTCCTGGCCAGGCTCGCTCCGGGCCGCCATCTGGTGGGACTGCCCGGGAATCCGCTCGCCGCCGTCTCCGGACTGCTCACGCTCGCGGAGCCCCTGCTGCGCCGACGGTCCGGGCAGGCAACCCCGGCGCCGTATCGCGCGTCCCTGAGGGAGGAGGTCCACGGGCATCCGCAGGACACCCGGCTGGTGCCGGTGGTGCACCGCGGCGACAAGGTCGTACCGCTGCACTATCGCGGTCCGGCCATGCTGCGGGGAATCGCCGCCGCACACGGTCTCGCCGTGGTGCCTCCCGGGGGAGGGCGGCCCGGCGACGAGCTGGAGATCCTCGATCTCCCCTGGCCGCCGAGCTCCGAAGGGTGTTTCACGTGA
- a CDS encoding alpha-ketoacid dehydrogenase subunit beta has product MSTATARQAKPATMAQALQRAMRDAMAEDPTVHVMGEDVGTLGGVFRVTDGLAKEFGEDRCTDTPLAEAGILGTAVGMAMYGLRPVVEMQFDAFAYPAFEQLISHVSRMRNRTRGAMPLPITVRVPYGGGIGGVEHHSDSSEAYYMATPGLHVVTPATVEDAYGLLREAIASDDPVVFLEPKRLYWSKADWSPDAPAAVEPIGRAVVRRQGRSATLITYGPSVPVCMEAAEAAEAEGWDLEVVDLRSLVPFDDETVCASVRRTGRAVVVHESTGFGGPGGEIAARVTERCFHHLEAPVLRVAGFDIPYPPPMLERHHLPGVDRVLDAVARLQWEAES; this is encoded by the coding sequence ATGAGCACGGCAACCGCACGGCAGGCCAAGCCCGCCACGATGGCGCAGGCCCTCCAGCGTGCGATGCGCGACGCCATGGCCGAGGACCCGACCGTCCACGTCATGGGCGAGGACGTCGGCACCCTCGGCGGGGTCTTCCGGGTCACGGACGGGCTCGCCAAGGAGTTCGGCGAGGACCGGTGCACAGACACCCCGCTCGCCGAGGCGGGCATCCTCGGCACGGCCGTCGGCATGGCGATGTACGGGCTGCGTCCCGTCGTCGAGATGCAGTTCGACGCCTTCGCCTATCCGGCGTTCGAGCAGCTGATCAGCCATGTCTCCCGGATGCGGAACCGGACGCGCGGGGCGATGCCGCTGCCGATCACCGTGCGGGTGCCCTACGGCGGCGGCATCGGCGGCGTCGAGCACCACAGCGACTCCTCCGAGGCGTACTACATGGCGACTCCGGGGCTCCATGTCGTCACGCCGGCGACGGTCGAGGACGCGTACGGGCTGCTGCGGGAGGCCATCGCCTCCGACGACCCCGTGGTCTTCCTGGAACCGAAGCGGCTTTACTGGTCCAAGGCAGACTGGTCGCCGGACGCCCCGGCGGCCGTGGAACCCATCGGCCGCGCGGTGGTGCGCCGCCAGGGTCGCAGCGCCACGCTCATCACCTACGGTCCCTCCGTGCCGGTCTGCATGGAGGCGGCGGAGGCCGCCGAGGCCGAGGGCTGGGACCTGGAGGTCGTGGATCTGCGTTCGCTCGTGCCGTTCGACGACGAGACCGTGTGCGCCTCCGTGCGCCGCACGGGCCGGGCCGTCGTCGTCCACGAGTCCACGGGCTTCGGCGGTCCTGGCGGCGAGATCGCGGCCAGGGTGACCGAGCGCTGTTTCCACCACCTCGAGGCCCCCGTGCTGAGGGTGGCCGGTTTCGACATTCCCTATCCGCCGCCGATGCTGGAGCGTCACCACCTGCCGGGTGTGGACCGGGTACTGGACGCCGTGGCACGGCTGCAGTGGGAGGCGGAGAGCTGA
- a CDS encoding dihydrolipoamide acetyltransferase family protein, whose product MAQVLEFRLPDLGEGLTEAEIVRWLVDVGDVVAIDQPVVEVETAKAMVEVPCPYAGVVTQRFGDEGAELPVGAPLLTVAVGATEPAPDGSAEGAGSAASQEAESSGNVLVGYGTGAPAARRRRVRPAALTGERSAATGDARTASGPGPVPSAPGPLPGGKSGASPAAHEPVWDSAVESPAPDAPRGTPAQGDVVLEAVPYAHEGPVAVISPLVRRLARDNGVDLRALRGSGPDGLILRVDVEHAVRASAGAAEHHVAPQPPVATTAAATEPAPAPAAARGPATGERIPLRGVRGAVADKLSRSRREIPDATCWVDADATELMAARKAMNAAGGPKISLLALLARICTAALARHPELNSTVDLDTREIVRLPGVHLGFAAQTDRGLVVPVVRDAQDRTAESLTEEFARLTDKARQGSLTPGDLTGGTFTLNNYGVFGVDGSTPIINHPEAAMLGVGRIVPKPWVHEGQLAVRQVVQLSLTFDHRVCDGGTAGGFLRYVADCVEQPAVLLRTL is encoded by the coding sequence ATGGCCCAGGTGCTCGAATTCAGGCTGCCGGACCTCGGTGAGGGACTGACCGAGGCGGAGATCGTCCGCTGGCTGGTGGACGTGGGCGACGTCGTCGCCATCGACCAGCCGGTCGTCGAGGTCGAGACGGCCAAGGCGATGGTCGAGGTGCCCTGCCCGTACGCGGGCGTGGTCACGCAGCGCTTCGGTGACGAAGGGGCGGAGCTTCCCGTCGGGGCTCCCCTGCTCACCGTCGCGGTGGGCGCGACGGAGCCCGCCCCCGACGGCTCCGCCGAGGGTGCCGGCAGCGCCGCGAGCCAGGAGGCGGAGTCCTCGGGCAACGTCCTCGTGGGCTACGGCACGGGCGCACCGGCGGCACGCCGCCGGAGGGTCCGCCCGGCGGCGCTCACCGGCGAGAGGTCCGCCGCCACGGGCGACGCGCGTACCGCGAGCGGTCCGGGACCCGTCCCGTCGGCTCCCGGTCCTTTGCCCGGGGGGAAGTCGGGGGCGTCGCCCGCGGCGCACGAACCGGTCTGGGACAGCGCCGTGGAGAGCCCGGCGCCCGACGCGCCGCGCGGCACCCCCGCACAGGGCGACGTCGTCCTCGAAGCCGTCCCGTACGCCCACGAAGGTCCGGTCGCGGTCATCTCGCCGCTGGTGCGGCGGCTGGCCCGGGACAACGGGGTCGATCTGCGGGCGCTGCGGGGATCAGGGCCGGACGGGCTGATCCTGCGCGTGGACGTGGAGCACGCCGTACGGGCCAGTGCCGGCGCGGCCGAGCACCATGTCGCGCCACAGCCGCCGGTTGCCACCACCGCTGCCGCCACCGAGCCCGCACCGGCGCCCGCCGCCGCGCGCGGCCCGGCCACCGGTGAGCGGATTCCCCTGCGCGGGGTGCGCGGCGCCGTCGCGGACAAGCTGTCCCGCAGCCGCCGGGAGATCCCGGACGCGACCTGCTGGGTCGACGCGGACGCCACCGAACTCATGGCCGCCCGCAAGGCCATGAACGCGGCGGGCGGGCCGAAGATCTCGCTGCTCGCCCTGCTGGCCCGTATCTGCACGGCGGCGCTCGCCCGCCACCCGGAGCTCAACTCCACGGTGGATCTTGATACGAGGGAGATCGTGCGGCTGCCGGGGGTCCATCTCGGCTTCGCCGCCCAGACCGACCGGGGCCTGGTCGTCCCGGTCGTCCGTGACGCGCAGGACCGCACGGCGGAGTCGCTCACCGAGGAGTTCGCGCGGCTCACCGACAAGGCCCGCCAGGGCAGCCTCACTCCGGGCGACCTCACGGGCGGCACGTTCACGCTGAACAACTACGGGGTGTTCGGGGTCGACGGCTCCACGCCGATCATCAACCACCCGGAGGCGGCCATGCTCGGTGTCGGCCGTATCGTGCCCAAGCCCTGGGTGCACGAGGGACAGCTCGCCGTCCGCCAGGTCGTGCAGCTCTCGCTCACGTTCGACCACCGGGTGTGCGACGGAGGCACGGCCGGCGGCTTCCTCCGGTACGTGGCGGACTGCGTGGAGCAGCCCGCGGTGCTGCTGCGCACCCTCTGA
- a CDS encoding Lrp/AsnC family transcriptional regulator encodes MADDGDRTVYETVPGADQGPPARTLDAIDRDILRILQTDGRASIRSVAERVHVSRANAYARINRLIDDGVIRGFSARVNHERAGHGASAYITLKIVQNSWRTVREQLQELPGAAHIALVSGDFDVLLLVHTPDNRTLRELVLTRLQAIPEVLSTRTLLVFEETDLDPDPAR; translated from the coding sequence ATGGCCGACGACGGGGACCGCACGGTCTACGAAACGGTGCCCGGCGCGGACCAGGGGCCGCCGGCGCGCACCCTGGACGCGATCGACCGCGACATCCTCCGCATCCTCCAGACGGACGGCCGCGCCTCGATACGGTCCGTGGCCGAACGCGTCCATGTGTCGCGGGCCAACGCCTACGCCCGCATCAACCGGCTGATCGACGACGGAGTGATCCGGGGCTTCAGCGCACGGGTGAACCACGAACGCGCAGGCCACGGCGCCTCGGCCTACATCACCCTCAAGATCGTCCAGAACTCGTGGCGGACGGTGCGCGAGCAGCTCCAGGAACTCCCCGGGGCCGCCCACATAGCGCTGGTCAGCGGCGACTTCGACGTGCTGCTCCTGGTTCACACGCCGGACAACCGCACCCTGCGGGAACTCGTACTGACCAGGCTCCAGGCGATCCCCGAGGTGCTCTCCACCCGCACCCTGCTGGTCTTCGAGGAGACGGACCTGGATCCGGACCCGGCGCGCTGA
- a CDS encoding TetR/AcrR family transcriptional regulator: protein MTTAKRDTYTPETLLSVAVGVFNERGYDGTSMEHLSKAAGISKSSIYHHVAGKEELLRRAVSRALDGLFGILEEPGATRGRALERVEYVTRRTVEVLMAELPYVTLLLRVRGNTRTERWAMERRREFDHRVADLLKAAAADGDLRADVDTRLATRLLFGMVNSLVEWYRPQAGTGYDRQQVADAVVRLAFDGLRTAS from the coding sequence ATGACGACCGCGAAGCGCGACACGTACACCCCGGAGACCCTGCTGTCCGTCGCCGTCGGGGTCTTCAACGAACGCGGCTACGACGGCACTTCCATGGAGCATCTCTCCAAGGCCGCGGGCATCTCCAAGTCGTCGATATACCACCACGTGGCCGGCAAGGAGGAACTGCTGAGGCGGGCCGTCAGCCGCGCCCTCGACGGGCTCTTCGGGATCCTCGAGGAGCCGGGCGCGACGCGCGGACGGGCGCTGGAGCGGGTGGAGTACGTCACCCGCCGGACCGTCGAGGTGCTGATGGCGGAGCTGCCCTACGTCACGCTGCTGCTTCGGGTCCGGGGCAACACCAGGACCGAGCGGTGGGCCATGGAGCGGCGCCGCGAGTTCGACCACCGGGTCGCCGATCTGCTCAAGGCGGCCGCGGCGGACGGCGACCTGCGCGCGGACGTGGACACGAGGCTGGCGACGCGGCTGCTGTTCGGCATGGTCAACTCCCTGGTGGAGTGGTACAGGCCGCAGGCCGGTACCGGGTACGACCGGCAGCAGGTCGCGGACGCGGTGGTCCGGCTGGCCTTCGACGGGCTGCGCACGGCGTCCTGA
- the paaN gene encoding phenylacetic acid degradation protein PaaN, whose amino-acid sequence MQLTETHRPTLDRALEAIRTRAYWSPHPEHPKAYGETGAADGLAAYQALLGSRFELDQPGTDGWTGGEVSPYGPELGIEYPHPDLDVLLPAMRAGTATWRDAGPETRALVCLEILSRISARTHEFAHAVMHTSGQAFMMALQAGGPHAQDRGLEAVAYAYEEQTRTPQTADWSKPQGKRDPLELRKVFTAAPRGIALLIGCNTFPTWNGYPGLFASLATGNPVLVKPHPRAVLPLAMTVRIAREVLGEAGFDPNLVALAAERPGEGIAKTLALRPEIKIIDYTGSTEFGNWLEENARQAQVYTEKAGVNTVVIDSTDDYKGMLSNLAFSLSLYSGQMCTTPQNLLIPRDGITTDAGPKSYDEVVADLAASVSGLLGDDGRANALLGALVNPDVKARLEAAAGLGEVALASREVANPEFPGAVVRTPVIVKLDGAKPDDEASFMSECFGPVSFAVAVDSTSDALELLRRTVRDKGAMTVGAYTTSAETERAVEEVCLEESAQLSLNLTGGVYVNQTAAFSDFHGSGGNPAANAALCDGAFVSNRFRMVEVRRQA is encoded by the coding sequence ATGCAGCTGACCGAGACCCACCGGCCGACGCTCGACCGGGCTCTCGAGGCGATCCGCACCCGGGCGTACTGGTCGCCCCACCCCGAGCATCCGAAGGCGTACGGCGAGACCGGCGCGGCGGACGGCCTCGCGGCGTACCAGGCCCTGCTCGGCTCGCGTTTCGAGCTCGACCAGCCCGGCACCGACGGCTGGACCGGCGGGGAGGTGTCGCCGTACGGACCGGAGCTGGGGATCGAGTATCCGCACCCGGACCTCGACGTCCTGCTGCCCGCGATGCGCGCGGGCACGGCGACCTGGCGCGACGCGGGCCCGGAGACGCGCGCCCTGGTCTGCCTGGAGATCCTGTCGCGGATCAGCGCCCGCACCCATGAGTTCGCCCACGCGGTCATGCACACGAGTGGCCAGGCGTTCATGATGGCGCTCCAGGCCGGCGGCCCGCACGCCCAGGACCGCGGTCTGGAGGCGGTGGCGTACGCCTACGAGGAGCAGACGCGCACGCCGCAGACCGCCGACTGGTCCAAGCCCCAGGGCAAGCGGGACCCGCTGGAGCTGCGGAAGGTCTTCACGGCCGCCCCGCGCGGTATCGCGCTGTTGATCGGCTGCAACACCTTCCCGACGTGGAACGGCTACCCGGGCCTGTTCGCCTCGCTGGCCACCGGCAACCCCGTGCTGGTGAAGCCCCACCCGCGCGCGGTCCTCCCCCTCGCCATGACGGTCCGGATCGCCCGTGAGGTGCTGGGCGAGGCGGGCTTCGACCCGAACCTGGTGGCCCTGGCCGCCGAGCGCCCCGGCGAGGGCATCGCCAAGACGCTCGCGCTGCGCCCGGAGATCAAGATCATCGACTACACGGGGTCGACCGAGTTCGGCAACTGGCTGGAGGAGAACGCCCGCCAGGCACAGGTCTACACGGAGAAGGCCGGCGTCAACACGGTGGTGATCGACTCCACCGACGACTACAAGGGGATGCTGTCGAACCTGGCGTTCTCGCTGTCCCTGTACAGCGGCCAGATGTGCACCACCCCGCAGAACCTGCTCATCCCCCGCGACGGCATCACCACGGACGCCGGCCCCAAGTCGTACGACGAGGTCGTCGCCGATCTCGCGGCCTCCGTGAGCGGTCTGCTCGGCGACGACGGCCGGGCGAACGCCCTGCTGGGCGCCCTGGTGAACCCGGATGTGAAGGCCCGGCTCGAGGCCGCGGCGGGTCTGGGCGAGGTGGCGCTGGCCTCCCGCGAGGTCGCCAATCCGGAGTTCCCCGGCGCCGTCGTGCGCACACCCGTGATCGTGAAGCTGGACGGTGCCAAGCCGGACGACGAGGCGTCCTTCATGTCCGAGTGCTTCGGGCCGGTGTCCTTCGCCGTCGCGGTCGACTCGACGAGCGACGCGCTGGAGCTGCTGCGACGCACGGTGCGCGACAAGGGCGCGATGACGGTCGGCGCTTACACGACCTCGGCGGAGACCGAGCGGGCGGTCGAGGAGGTCTGCCTGGAGGAGTCGGCGCAGCTCTCCCTGAACCTCACGGGCGGCGTCTATGTGAACCAGACCGCGGCGTTCTCGGACTTCCACGGCTCCGGCGGCAACCCCGCGGCCAACGCGGCCCTGTGCGACGGGGCCTTCGTGTCGAACCGCTTCCGCATGGTGGAGGTCCGCCGACAGGCCTGA
- a CDS encoding 3-hydroxyacyl-CoA dehydrogenase — protein sequence MTVTDAAGGPSGTDAIAPSRTVAVVGAGTMGQGIAQVALLAGHRVRLYDVAPGQAEAGTGAILTRLDRLAEKGRLEEDALGAAALRLTRATEIADLADSALVIEAVVEDLAVKQELFRALEEVVADDCLLATNTSSLSVTAVAGVLRRPGRFVGLHFFNPAPLLPLVEVVSGFATDEDAAARAHDTAKAWGKTPVRCADTPGFIVNRIARPFYAEAFAVHEERGADPATIDAVLRECGGFRMGPFELTDLIGQDVNEAVTRSVWESFFRSPKFAPSLAQRRLVESGRLGRKSGRGWYVYEDGAERPEPHTAPATEPPPHITVEGDLGPAGALITLCREAGVTVYEEDEDRGTRILLPSGGQLALADGQTSAEFRDVVYFDLALDYRSATRIALSASEVTGWETLRQSIGLFQALGKKVSVIGDVPGMIVARTVAMLVDAAADAVAKGVASPEDIDTAMRLGVNYPVGPVEWGHRLGRAWAHELLDELHARVPTGRYAPSLGLYRQSYVRMKGEQAS from the coding sequence ATGACCGTCACCGACGCCGCCGGCGGCCCCAGCGGCACCGACGCCATCGCCCCCAGCCGCACCGTCGCCGTCGTGGGCGCCGGCACCATGGGGCAGGGCATCGCGCAGGTCGCGCTGCTCGCCGGCCATCGTGTGCGCCTCTACGACGTCGCCCCCGGCCAGGCGGAGGCCGGCACCGGCGCGATCCTGACCCGCCTGGACCGGCTGGCCGAGAAGGGGCGGCTGGAGGAGGATGCCCTCGGCGCGGCCGCCCTCCGGCTGACGCGTGCGACGGAGATCGCCGATCTCGCGGACAGCGCGCTCGTGATCGAGGCCGTCGTCGAGGACCTCGCCGTCAAGCAGGAGCTCTTCCGCGCGCTCGAGGAGGTCGTCGCCGACGACTGCCTCCTCGCCACCAACACCTCCTCCCTGTCCGTCACCGCCGTCGCGGGTGTGCTGCGAAGGCCCGGACGCTTCGTCGGACTGCACTTCTTCAACCCGGCGCCGCTCCTTCCGCTGGTCGAGGTCGTCAGCGGCTTCGCCACCGACGAGGACGCGGCCGCCCGCGCCCACGATACGGCGAAGGCGTGGGGCAAGACCCCGGTCCGCTGCGCGGACACCCCCGGGTTCATCGTCAACCGCATCGCCCGGCCGTTCTACGCCGAGGCCTTCGCGGTCCACGAGGAGCGCGGAGCCGACCCCGCCACCATCGACGCGGTCCTGCGCGAGTGCGGCGGCTTCAGGATGGGCCCGTTCGAGCTCACCGATCTGATCGGCCAGGACGTCAACGAGGCGGTCACCCGCTCCGTGTGGGAGTCGTTCTTCCGGAGCCCCAAGTTCGCGCCGTCGCTCGCCCAGCGCCGCCTCGTGGAGTCGGGCCGCCTGGGACGCAAGTCGGGCCGCGGGTGGTACGTCTACGAGGACGGCGCGGAGCGCCCCGAGCCGCACACCGCCCCGGCGACCGAGCCCCCGCCGCACATCACGGTGGAGGGCGACCTGGGGCCGGCCGGGGCCCTGATCACGTTGTGCCGGGAGGCCGGTGTCACGGTGTACGAGGAGGACGAGGACCGCGGGACCCGCATCCTGCTCCCGAGCGGCGGGCAGCTCGCGCTCGCGGACGGGCAGACGTCGGCGGAGTTCCGTGACGTCGTCTACTTCGACCTGGCCCTCGACTACCGGTCGGCGACCAGGATCGCCCTGTCCGCGTCGGAGGTCACCGGCTGGGAGACGCTGCGGCAGTCGATCGGCCTCTTCCAGGCCCTCGGCAAGAAGGTCAGCGTCATCGGCGACGTGCCCGGCATGATCGTCGCGCGGACGGTCGCGATGCTCGTGGACGCCGCTGCCGACGCCGTCGCCAAGGGGGTGGCGTCCCCGGAGGACATCGACACCGCCATGCGGCTCGGGGTCAACTACCCGGTCGGCCCGGTGGAATGGGGCCATCGGCTGGGCCGCGCCTGGGCGCACGAGCTCCTCGACGAGCTCCACGCGCGCGTGCCGACCGGCCGCTATGCGCCGTCACTGGGCCTCTATCGCCAGTCGTACGTCCGGATGAAGGGCGAGCAGGCCTCATGA